The Actinomadura sp. WMMB 499 genome includes a window with the following:
- a CDS encoding cellulose binding domain-containing protein, whose translation MSGDERRYVPPDTPTATRFTAADPGATAPDPPVSPDDPADAATVPEPPGRREEPEALDVRVAPLHAPPVQPSGGTAEFADPAAAPPPVRDRGGNVRGPALALGAGVLAVAVALAAMFVLGGDGGAERGSAPATPSREAAGGAAPVPTDGGGAAPAPTDAPSTEPPASEAPAAGVPTAGPGRLQGVGVTYEVGQRDSGYYEGTFVLTNRTGAPMTSWRLSFVVPGGDVRNVWGGRLVQGGERVVIENAAGAAAVPPGGTVTVRFGAAGVPAAPAECVLNGAGCGL comes from the coding sequence ATGAGCGGCGACGAGCGCCGGTACGTGCCCCCGGATACCCCGACCGCCACCCGGTTCACGGCCGCCGATCCCGGCGCGACCGCCCCGGACCCGCCCGTCTCGCCGGACGACCCCGCGGACGCGGCGACCGTCCCCGAGCCGCCCGGTCGGCGCGAGGAGCCCGAGGCGCTGGACGTCCGGGTCGCGCCGCTGCACGCACCGCCCGTCCAGCCCTCCGGTGGGACCGCCGAGTTCGCCGATCCCGCCGCCGCGCCCCCTCCGGTACGCGATAGGGGAGGGAACGTCCGCGGTCCGGCCCTCGCGCTCGGTGCGGGCGTCCTGGCGGTCGCGGTGGCCCTCGCCGCGATGTTCGTCCTCGGCGGCGACGGCGGGGCGGAGCGCGGTTCCGCGCCCGCGACGCCGTCGCGCGAGGCCGCGGGCGGCGCCGCGCCGGTGCCGACGGACGGGGGCGGCGCCGCGCCGGCGCCGACGGACGCGCCGTCCACCGAGCCCCCGGCGTCGGAGGCGCCCGCCGCCGGGGTGCCGACGGCGGGGCCGGGACGGCTGCAGGGCGTCGGCGTGACGTACGAGGTCGGCCAGCGCGACTCCGGCTACTACGAGGGGACGTTCGTCCTGACCAACCGCACCGGCGCCCCGATGACGTCCTGGCGGCTGTCGTTCGTGGTGCCCGGCGGGGACGTGCGCAACGTATGGGGCGGACGGCTCGTGCAGGGCGGCGAGCGGGTGGTGATCGAGAACGCGGCGGGTGCGGCGGCCGTCCCGCCGGGCGGCACGGTGACGGTCCGGTTCGGCGCCGCGGGGGTTCCGGCGGCGCCCGCCGAGTGCGTCCTCAACGGCGCGGGGTGCGGCTTGTGA
- a CDS encoding fumarylacetoacetate hydrolase family protein: MRIARFSTDEGMSFGVVEENTVAAVAAHPFGELTFTGHRFPLADVRLLAPILPSKVIAIGKNYAEHAAEMGGEAPAEPLIFAKPSTSVIGPGEAVAYPEKLSERVDYEGELAVVIGRMCREVPASRAAEVILGYTCANDVTARDLQARDGQWTRAKGFDTFCPLGPWIETEADPADLAISTSVNGEVRQSARTSQLMHDIPKLVEYVSQVMTLLPGDVILTGTPAGVGPLEVGDEVTVTVENVGSLTNRVVARE, encoded by the coding sequence ATGCGTATCGCCAGGTTCTCCACCGACGAGGGCATGTCCTTCGGGGTGGTGGAGGAGAACACCGTCGCCGCCGTCGCGGCGCATCCGTTCGGGGAGCTCACCTTCACCGGGCACCGGTTCCCGCTCGCCGACGTCCGGCTGCTGGCCCCGATCCTGCCCAGCAAGGTCATCGCGATCGGCAAGAACTACGCCGAGCACGCGGCCGAGATGGGCGGGGAGGCGCCCGCCGAGCCGCTGATCTTCGCGAAGCCGTCCACCAGCGTCATCGGTCCTGGTGAGGCCGTCGCCTACCCGGAGAAGCTGTCGGAGCGGGTCGACTACGAGGGCGAGCTGGCGGTGGTGATCGGCCGGATGTGCCGCGAGGTGCCGGCCTCCCGGGCCGCCGAAGTGATCCTCGGCTACACCTGCGCGAACGACGTCACCGCCCGCGACCTGCAGGCCAGGGACGGCCAGTGGACGCGCGCGAAGGGCTTCGACACGTTCTGCCCGCTCGGCCCGTGGATCGAGACCGAGGCCGATCCCGCCGACCTGGCGATCAGCACGTCCGTCAACGGCGAGGTGCGGCAGAGCGCCCGCACGTCGCAGCTCATGCACGACATCCCCAAGCTGGTGGAGTACGTCAGTCAGGTCATGACGCTGCTGCCGGGGGACGTCATCCTCACCGGCACCCCGGCCGGCGTCGGCCCGCTGGAGGTCGGGGACGAGGTCACCGTCACGGTGGAGAACGTCGGAAGCCTCACCAACCGGGTCGTCGCCCGCGAGTGA
- a CDS encoding sugar phosphate isomerase/epimerase, producing MKLCMATVSIGGSLIEKIAAIGAAGFDSLELLDDDLRKSGMTPEECARRCADLGLTIDLYQPFRRAEGVPEDEFPTVLARFRRELEVMRRLGADSILVVSNTDADADGSRDLSAGQLATLGDAAAQNGMTVMFEALAWGTHISRTADAWETVRYADHPNVVLVVDTFHLNAAGEDVSVLEGLPRDSVGFFQVADAPWLSMEVVQWSRGHRCFPGEGEFDVLPQVAAAVASGYRGPLSLEIFNPGYRERPADEVAKLGADSLRQLVGDLVERAAGPVALGDDHRRVR from the coding sequence ATGAAGCTGTGCATGGCGACCGTGTCGATCGGCGGAAGCCTCATCGAGAAGATCGCCGCGATAGGCGCCGCGGGATTCGACAGCCTGGAACTGCTCGACGACGACCTCCGGAAATCGGGCATGACGCCGGAGGAATGCGCCCGCCGCTGCGCCGACCTGGGCCTCACCATCGACCTCTACCAGCCGTTCCGGCGTGCGGAAGGGGTTCCCGAGGACGAGTTCCCGACGGTCCTGGCCCGCTTCCGGCGGGAGCTCGAGGTGATGCGCAGGCTCGGCGCCGACTCGATCCTGGTCGTGTCCAACACCGACGCCGACGCCGACGGCAGCCGCGATCTGTCGGCGGGCCAGCTGGCGACTCTGGGGGACGCGGCGGCGCAGAACGGGATGACGGTGATGTTCGAGGCGCTGGCCTGGGGTACCCACATCAGCCGGACGGCCGACGCCTGGGAGACCGTCCGGTACGCCGATCATCCGAACGTCGTCCTGGTGGTGGACACGTTCCACCTGAACGCCGCCGGAGAGGACGTGTCGGTGCTGGAGGGGCTGCCGCGCGATTCCGTGGGCTTCTTCCAGGTGGCCGACGCGCCGTGGCTGTCGATGGAGGTCGTCCAGTGGAGCCGCGGCCACCGGTGCTTTCCGGGCGAGGGGGAGTTCGACGTGCTGCCCCAGGTCGCGGCGGCGGTCGCGTCCGGCTACCGGGGGCCGCTGTCGCTCGAGATCTTCAACCCCGGGTACCGGGAACGGCCGGCGGACGAGGTCGCCAAGCTCGGCGCCGACTCCCTGCGGCAGCTGGTCGGCGACCTGGTGGAACGGGCCGCGGGGCCGGTCGCGCTCGGGGACGATCACCGCCGCGTCCGGTAG
- a CDS encoding AraC family transcriptional regulator, translating into MSQRTYGDAPAPWRIWMPAVTIPEQHEEHLHVLLWQVCGDTDLIVGGDGRTLRTGTALWLPVGVRHQFTVRANSVTMPLFFEAADTATTLTEPTLVTVDRDLQMLLLAYTVSWNTIIKPTPNLARQILALIEESPVLSAGLPMPSSEPARAIAEALRFNPGDIRGVEKLAESVHTSVRTVERTFQAETGMTLRQWRIRNRMEAAAILLRSNAALEAVAHRVGYTNANAFRRVFKSHFGISPTEYLDRYRTRR; encoded by the coding sequence ATGTCTCAGCGCACGTACGGCGACGCGCCCGCTCCCTGGCGCATCTGGATGCCGGCGGTCACCATCCCCGAGCAGCACGAAGAGCACCTGCACGTCCTGCTGTGGCAGGTGTGCGGAGACACGGACCTCATCGTCGGCGGCGACGGCCGCACGCTGCGGACCGGGACCGCGCTGTGGCTCCCCGTCGGCGTGAGGCACCAGTTCACGGTCCGGGCCAACTCGGTGACGATGCCGCTGTTCTTCGAGGCCGCCGACACCGCCACCACCCTGACCGAGCCCACGCTGGTCACCGTCGACCGGGATCTGCAGATGCTCCTCCTGGCGTATACGGTGTCGTGGAACACGATCATCAAGCCCACCCCGAACCTCGCCCGGCAGATCCTCGCCCTGATCGAGGAGAGCCCGGTGCTGTCCGCCGGGCTTCCGATGCCGTCCAGCGAACCGGCCCGGGCCATCGCCGAGGCGCTGCGCTTCAACCCCGGCGACATCCGCGGCGTGGAGAAACTCGCGGAATCGGTGCACACGTCCGTGCGCACCGTCGAGCGGACATTCCAGGCCGAGACCGGCATGACGCTGCGGCAGTGGCGGATCCGGAACCGGATGGAGGCGGCCGCCATCCTGCTGCGCTCGAACGCGGCCCTGGAGGCGGTCGCGCACCGGGTCGGCTACACGAACGCGAACGCCTTCCGCCGCGTGTTCAAGAGCCACTTCGGCATCTCGCCGACCGAGTACCTCGACCGCTACCGGACGCGGCGGTGA
- a CDS encoding ABC transporter substrate-binding protein — protein MTSSILRRGRRWRLAPAVALTALLALTGCASTDDGASAEPGSSEPAGLLPAAEGTTTYPLTLKTWAGETTLEKRPERVAVIGMSPNLDALQALKVTPVYALTEDPEVGWRDKAWAQKIEKVDTATRKDPINFEGIAATNPDLIVAVGGILEKPEFTKLADIAPVLDTETEEQIPWQDLQRLVGKPLDLAAAADKAVTSAEQAVAEVAKAHPEFAGKTITVANDYGPQSGLSYYTVAGSITEGIMTDLGFKPNPNAKEFVDEDVVSDENQGLLDADLLVVVYGSEAFRKEREAKPLFKDLKPVAEGRYVALTLAENDPTKLTNAAGEQVENVTWMLRMGASATSLPFGTKVIADEWLAGAKLS, from the coding sequence ATGACCAGCTCCATTCTCCGACGCGGCAGGCGGTGGCGTCTTGCCCCCGCCGTCGCGCTGACGGCGCTCCTCGCGCTCACCGGCTGCGCCTCGACCGATGACGGCGCGTCGGCCGAGCCGGGGAGCAGCGAGCCGGCGGGCCTGCTCCCGGCGGCCGAGGGCACCACGACGTACCCGCTGACGCTGAAGACGTGGGCGGGGGAGACGACCCTCGAGAAGCGTCCCGAGCGGGTCGCCGTGATCGGCATGTCCCCCAACCTGGACGCGCTCCAGGCGCTCAAGGTGACCCCGGTCTACGCCCTCACCGAGGACCCCGAAGTCGGGTGGCGCGACAAGGCCTGGGCGCAGAAGATCGAGAAGGTGGACACCGCCACCCGCAAGGACCCGATCAACTTCGAGGGCATCGCCGCGACGAATCCCGACCTGATCGTCGCCGTGGGCGGGATCCTGGAGAAGCCCGAGTTCACGAAGCTGGCCGACATCGCACCGGTGCTCGACACCGAGACGGAAGAGCAGATTCCCTGGCAGGACCTCCAGCGCCTGGTCGGTAAGCCGCTCGACCTCGCCGCGGCCGCGGACAAGGCGGTCACCTCGGCCGAGCAGGCGGTCGCCGAGGTCGCCAAGGCGCACCCGGAGTTCGCCGGCAAGACCATCACCGTCGCCAACGACTACGGCCCCCAGAGCGGCCTGTCCTACTACACGGTGGCCGGCAGCATCACCGAGGGCATCATGACCGACCTGGGGTTCAAGCCGAACCCCAACGCGAAGGAGTTCGTCGACGAGGACGTGGTCTCCGACGAGAACCAGGGCCTGCTGGACGCCGACCTGCTCGTGGTCGTCTACGGCAGCGAGGCGTTCCGCAAGGAGCGCGAGGCCAAGCCCCTCTTCAAGGACCTCAAGCCGGTGGCGGAGGGCCGCTACGTCGCGCTCACCCTGGCGGAGAACGACCCGACCAAGCTCACGAACGCCGCCGGAGAGCAGGTGGAGAACGTGACCTGGATGCTGCGTATGGGCGCCAGCGCGACCAGCCTGCCCTTCGGCACCAAGGTGATCGCCGACGAGTGGCTGGCCGGCGCCAAGCTGTCCTGA
- a CDS encoding iron ABC transporter permease translates to MPPTSTHRPPGKAELPDAAPLPSLYRRRAMGLLVILAALGIAGLFSLAFGANPMSPVRAWDVLWDRDGTEASKIVWTVRVPRTLLGVLVGAAFGVAGALIQALIRNPLAEPGILGVNDGARFAVTFGVGVFGLTSIDGYIWFAFLGAAAATVVVFLIGSAGRGSVSPVTLVLAGVALGAVLRGLSTFLVLIDEETFRAITHWGLGSIAGIGPDKILAVLPFIVTGLLIAIALGGPLNSIALGDDLAASLGTKVGRTRVLGVVAVTLLAGGATALTGGLVFVGLMVPHVVRWFTGPDQRWIILYSALAAPVLVLAADVIGRVIVRPGEIEVGIVTAVIGAPVLIALVRRRIASGL, encoded by the coding sequence GTGCCGCCAACCTCCACGCACCGGCCGCCCGGGAAGGCCGAACTCCCGGACGCCGCGCCCCTGCCGTCGCTGTACCGCCGCCGCGCGATGGGGCTGCTGGTCATCCTGGCGGCCCTCGGGATCGCCGGGCTGTTCAGCCTCGCGTTCGGCGCCAACCCGATGTCGCCCGTGCGGGCGTGGGACGTCCTCTGGGACCGGGACGGGACCGAGGCGTCCAAGATCGTCTGGACCGTGCGGGTGCCCCGCACCCTGCTCGGCGTTCTCGTCGGCGCGGCGTTCGGAGTGGCGGGCGCGCTCATCCAGGCACTGATCCGCAACCCGCTGGCCGAGCCCGGAATCCTGGGCGTCAACGACGGCGCCCGGTTCGCCGTCACCTTCGGCGTCGGGGTCTTCGGCCTGACCAGCATCGACGGCTACATCTGGTTCGCCTTCCTCGGCGCGGCGGCGGCGACGGTCGTGGTCTTCCTGATCGGCTCGGCCGGGCGCGGGTCGGTCTCACCGGTGACGCTCGTGCTGGCGGGGGTCGCGCTGGGCGCCGTGCTGCGCGGGCTCTCCACTTTCCTGGTGCTGATCGACGAGGAGACGTTCCGGGCGATCACCCACTGGGGGCTCGGCTCGATCGCCGGCATCGGCCCGGACAAGATCCTCGCCGTGCTGCCGTTCATCGTGACCGGCCTGCTCATCGCGATCGCGCTCGGCGGGCCGCTGAACTCCATCGCGCTCGGCGACGACCTGGCGGCCTCGCTGGGCACCAAGGTCGGGCGCACCCGGGTGCTGGGGGTCGTCGCGGTGACCCTGCTGGCCGGCGGCGCGACCGCGCTGACCGGCGGGCTCGTGTTCGTCGGGCTGATGGTGCCGCACGTCGTCCGCTGGTTCACCGGCCCGGACCAGCGGTGGATCATCCTGTACTCGGCGCTGGCCGCCCCTGTCCTGGTGCTGGCGGCGGACGTCATCGGCCGGGTGATCGTCCGCCCCGGAGAGATCGAGGTGGGCATCGTGACCGCGGTGATCGGGGCACCGGTGCTGATCGCGCTGGTGCGGCGGCGGATCGCGAGCGGGTTGTGA
- a CDS encoding iron chelate uptake ABC transporter family permease subunit, with product MSAGRVAFGYRTRTVRSRVVSGRVGIRSLVVTTVLFLVALGLGTVALTHGDYPLTLQQVLASLTGAEQGFERTVVLEWRLPIVIAAIVFGALLGIGGAIFQSLTRNPLGSPDVIGFDAGSYTAVVVTILVIGTGSYWEIAFAAIAGGLATAFVVYVLSYRRGIQGFRLIIVGIAVSWMLVSVNNYLISRAEIEDAMTVGLWHAGSIGRVTWPPMIPGLAIAAAIIIAAALLAPAMRRLELGDDAAVTLGTRPGPVRLGLIVAGVATTAVVTAAAGPISFVALAAPQLARRLARSPGVSLPASAAMGAVLLVGAHLLSLLIAQAYRPVPVGLITLCLGGGYLIWLLIRETNQRYGLTR from the coding sequence GTGAGCGCGGGCCGCGTCGCCTTCGGGTACCGCACCCGGACCGTGCGGTCGCGCGTGGTCTCCGGGCGCGTGGGCATCCGGTCGCTGGTGGTCACGACCGTCCTGTTCCTGGTCGCGCTGGGGTTGGGCACCGTCGCTCTCACCCACGGCGATTATCCGCTCACCCTCCAGCAGGTGCTGGCGTCGCTCACCGGCGCCGAGCAGGGCTTCGAGCGGACCGTCGTCCTCGAGTGGCGGCTGCCGATCGTGATCGCCGCCATCGTCTTCGGCGCGCTGCTCGGCATCGGCGGCGCGATCTTCCAGTCGCTGACCCGCAACCCCCTCGGCTCTCCCGATGTGATCGGGTTCGACGCCGGCTCGTACACCGCGGTCGTGGTCACCATCCTGGTGATCGGGACGGGCAGCTACTGGGAGATCGCCTTCGCGGCGATCGCCGGCGGGCTGGCGACCGCGTTCGTCGTCTACGTCCTGTCCTACCGGCGCGGCATCCAGGGCTTCCGGCTGATCATCGTCGGTATCGCCGTCTCGTGGATGCTCGTCTCGGTGAACAACTACCTCATCTCCCGCGCCGAGATCGAGGACGCGATGACCGTAGGGCTCTGGCACGCGGGCTCCATCGGCCGCGTCACCTGGCCCCCGATGATCCCGGGCCTGGCGATCGCCGCGGCGATCATCATCGCGGCGGCCCTGCTCGCACCCGCGATGCGGCGCCTGGAGCTGGGGGACGACGCCGCCGTCACGCTGGGCACGCGTCCCGGACCGGTCCGGCTGGGGCTGATCGTGGCGGGCGTCGCGACGACCGCGGTGGTCACCGCCGCCGCCGGCCCGATCAGCTTCGTCGCCCTGGCGGCGCCCCAGCTCGCCCGCCGACTGGCCCGCTCACCCGGGGTGAGCCTCCCGGCCTCGGCCGCGATGGGAGCCGTCCTGCTGGTCGGCGCCCATCTGCTCTCCCTGCTCATCGCCCAGGCGTACCGGCCGGTGCCGGTCGGGCTGATCACGCTGTGCCTGGGCGGCGGGTACCTGATCTGGCTGCTGATACGCGAAACCAACCAACGGTACGGACTCACCCGATGA
- a CDS encoding ABC transporter ATP-binding protein: protein MTDSPGTADPAGDGARVVVDDATIGYDKRTISERLSVTIPDGSFTAIIGPNGCGKSTLLRALARVLTPSSGTVLLDGREIGSYKSKEVARRLGLLPQSSLAPDGIRVADLVARGRAPYQNLIHQWRRSDEDAVAAALEATRLTELSGRLVDELSGGQRQRVWVAMLLAQDTPVMLLDEPTTFLDIAHQYELMELFRDFHDQGKTIVCVLHDLNQAARYADHLIVMRDGRITTTGAPRDVITAELVESVFGLRALVTPDPVTGTPSVVPLDPRSAEVRPVEPHESGTDHEPSPSRR from the coding sequence ATGACCGACTCACCCGGGACGGCGGACCCCGCGGGCGACGGCGCCCGTGTCGTCGTCGACGACGCCACCATCGGGTACGACAAGCGCACCATCTCGGAACGGCTGTCCGTGACGATCCCGGACGGCTCGTTCACCGCGATCATCGGCCCCAACGGCTGCGGCAAGTCCACCCTGCTGCGGGCCCTCGCCCGCGTGCTCACCCCCAGCAGCGGGACGGTGCTGCTCGACGGCAGGGAGATCGGCTCCTACAAGTCCAAGGAGGTCGCCCGCCGGCTCGGGCTGCTGCCGCAGAGCTCGCTCGCCCCGGACGGCATCCGGGTGGCCGATCTCGTGGCGCGGGGCCGGGCGCCCTACCAGAACCTGATCCACCAGTGGCGCCGGTCCGACGAGGACGCCGTGGCGGCGGCGCTGGAGGCGACCCGCCTGACCGAGCTGTCGGGACGGCTGGTGGACGAGCTGTCGGGCGGGCAGCGGCAGCGGGTGTGGGTGGCGATGCTGCTCGCCCAGGACACCCCGGTCATGCTGCTCGACGAGCCCACCACGTTCCTGGACATCGCCCATCAGTACGAGCTGATGGAACTGTTCCGCGACTTCCACGACCAGGGCAAGACCATCGTCTGCGTGCTGCACGACCTCAACCAGGCCGCCCGCTACGCCGACCACCTGATCGTCATGCGCGACGGGCGGATCACCACGACCGGGGCACCGCGCGACGTCATCACCGCCGAACTCGTCGAGTCCGTGTTCGGGCTGCGGGCCCTGGTGACGCCCGACCCGGTGACCGGCACGCCCAGCGTCGTCCCGCTGGACCCCCGCTCGGCGGAGGTCCGCCCGGTGGAGCCGCACGAGTCCGGCACCGACCACGAACCGTCACCCTCCCGCCGATAG
- a CDS encoding siderophore-interacting protein, whose protein sequence is MDRARLPRFTGPNLTGELQFNYMDRLVRRDLRVARVEDITPRYRRIVLAGDDLADGFPIAPLSPDHVRVFFPHPDTGELVAPREQPDGRWVNEGGTGEAIHRDYTVRAWDPEARELSLDFVLHGHGFASRWASGAKAGDPLVVNGPSSNWRLPQNYTNYLALGDETALPAIARIIAEAPAEARVTALIEIPEAGERQDLTGAAELDLRWVHRDTAPVADGHLGALETALREWTPPADPGTLFAFAAGETESMKPIRRYLRGEVGLTKDQVVVDGYWRRGVRGFDHHDADIDDN, encoded by the coding sequence ATGGACCGAGCCAGGCTCCCAAGGTTCACCGGCCCGAACCTGACTGGGGAACTCCAGTTCAACTACATGGATCGGCTCGTCCGCCGCGACCTGCGGGTCGCGCGCGTCGAGGACATCACGCCGCGGTACCGGCGCATCGTGCTCGCGGGCGACGACCTCGCCGACGGGTTCCCGATCGCGCCGCTGTCCCCCGACCACGTCCGGGTGTTCTTCCCCCATCCCGACACCGGCGAGCTGGTGGCGCCGCGGGAGCAGCCCGACGGCCGGTGGGTCAACGAGGGCGGCACCGGCGAGGCGATCCACCGCGACTACACCGTCCGGGCCTGGGATCCGGAGGCACGGGAGCTGTCGCTCGACTTCGTCCTGCACGGCCACGGCTTCGCCAGCCGGTGGGCGAGCGGAGCGAAGGCCGGTGACCCGCTGGTGGTGAACGGCCCGAGCTCGAACTGGCGGCTCCCGCAGAACTACACGAACTACCTCGCCCTGGGGGACGAGACCGCCCTGCCGGCCATCGCGCGGATCATCGCCGAGGCGCCCGCCGAAGCCCGCGTCACGGCCCTGATCGAGATCCCGGAGGCCGGGGAGCGGCAGGACCTGACCGGCGCGGCCGAACTCGACCTGCGCTGGGTCCACCGCGACACGGCTCCGGTGGCCGACGGACACCTCGGCGCCCTGGAGACCGCACTCCGGGAGTGGACGCCCCCGGCCGACCCGGGCACCCTGTTCGCGTTCGCGGCGGGCGAGACGGAGTCGATGAAGCCGATCCGGCGGTACCTGCGGGGCGAGGTCGGCCTGACCAAGGACCAGGTCGTCGTCGACGGGTACTGGCGGCGCGGCGTGCGCGGCTTCGACCACCACGATGCCGACATCGATGACAACTGA
- a CDS encoding ABC transporter ATP-binding protein, with the protein MTTDAPADRKWGRFEAPAVPDDEPRLRIDPAWAPARLTRAIIASAWPYVLAGSVLRTLFNVTSVLLPFAVGKLIDEVVAPAAGGASGGEIAGPLAAWTSVLIGLYVLMNLGFRFGGRLGWFGVQRAHYELSQHTLERVLDERDLGTAQQPPGRLLSLTTSDTFKACQSIYVAVYPPGEVIGLLAAAGVLFWVHPALGIGVVLILPVVLGLMHLAAYPLRRRGKTEQAGLANAAAAAADLVAGFRVVQGLHAQRTATDRYRNVSRDALRASLAARSVQAAFDGASAAIGNLFAAAVTVAAALLAFGGHITVGEVVMVSSIAITLIGPLDALISVQGEIWAMSQASAERVLDLLATPRKTVGPATAAPGREEEPVLEFRNLALPDGMILDGRVEPGEFVVLDLPHAARGALGDMLTLRAEPAAGGIAFAGLPPAEHSSARWRERALIAPHTPALLPGTVLDNVRATGDEPVPAGAARAALEAAALTAAELPDGYDTAVGYGGWQLSGGQRQRIALARAVAADPELLVLDEPTTSVDAVTEHAIAAAVRARRAGRSTLVLTSAPAFRAVADRVITVERETRIDV; encoded by the coding sequence ATGACAACTGACGCGCCCGCGGACCGGAAGTGGGGCCGGTTCGAAGCCCCCGCCGTTCCCGACGACGAACCGCGGCTCCGCATCGACCCGGCCTGGGCACCGGCCCGGCTGACCCGGGCGATCATCGCCTCGGCCTGGCCGTACGTCCTGGCGGGTTCCGTCCTGCGGACACTGTTCAACGTCACGAGCGTGCTGCTGCCCTTCGCCGTCGGCAAGCTGATCGACGAGGTCGTCGCCCCGGCGGCCGGCGGCGCGAGCGGCGGCGAGATCGCCGGGCCGCTGGCCGCCTGGACGAGCGTGCTCATCGGCCTGTACGTGCTGATGAACCTCGGCTTCCGCTTCGGCGGGCGCCTGGGCTGGTTCGGGGTGCAGCGCGCCCATTACGAGCTGTCGCAGCACACGCTGGAACGGGTGCTCGACGAACGGGACCTGGGCACGGCGCAGCAGCCGCCGGGCCGGCTGCTGTCGCTGACGACGTCCGACACCTTCAAGGCATGCCAGTCGATCTACGTCGCGGTCTACCCGCCCGGCGAGGTGATCGGGCTGCTGGCCGCCGCCGGGGTGCTGTTCTGGGTGCATCCCGCCCTGGGCATCGGTGTCGTCCTGATCCTGCCGGTCGTGCTGGGGCTGATGCACCTGGCCGCCTACCCGCTCCGCCGGCGCGGCAAGACCGAGCAGGCGGGCCTCGCCAACGCCGCCGCCGCGGCCGCCGACCTGGTCGCCGGGTTCCGGGTCGTCCAGGGGCTGCACGCCCAGCGCACCGCCACGGACCGGTACCGGAACGTCAGCCGGGACGCGCTGCGGGCGAGCCTGGCGGCCCGGTCCGTGCAGGCGGCGTTCGACGGCGCCAGCGCCGCGATCGGCAACCTGTTCGCGGCCGCGGTCACCGTCGCGGCGGCGCTGCTGGCCTTCGGCGGGCACATCACCGTCGGGGAGGTGGTCATGGTGTCGTCGATCGCCATCACCCTGATCGGTCCGCTCGACGCGCTGATCTCCGTGCAGGGAGAGATCTGGGCCATGTCGCAGGCCTCCGCGGAACGCGTGCTGGACCTGCTCGCCACGCCCCGGAAGACGGTCGGCCCGGCGACCGCCGCGCCCGGCCGCGAGGAGGAACCGGTCCTGGAGTTCCGGAACCTCGCCCTGCCCGACGGCATGATCCTGGACGGGCGGGTCGAGCCGGGCGAGTTCGTCGTCCTCGACCTGCCGCACGCCGCCCGCGGGGCGCTCGGAGACATGCTGACGCTGCGGGCCGAACCCGCCGCCGGGGGGATCGCCTTCGCCGGCCTGCCGCCCGCGGAGCACTCCTCGGCCCGCTGGCGCGAGCGGGCGCTCATCGCCCCGCACACCCCGGCGCTGCTGCCCGGGACGGTGCTGGACAACGTCCGCGCCACCGGGGACGAACCGGTCCCGGCCGGCGCCGCACGGGCGGCCCTGGAGGCGGCGGCGCTGACCGCCGCGGAGCTGCCCGACGGGTACGACACGGCCGTGGGCTACGGCGGATGGCAGCTCTCCGGCGGGCAGCGCCAGCGCATCGCCCTGGCCCGCGCGGTCGCCGCCGACCCCGAGCTGCTGGTGCTCGACGAGCCCACCACCTCGGTGGACGCGGTGACCGAGCATGCGATCGCCGCCGCCGTCCGGGCCCGCCGGGCCGGGCGGAGCACGCTCGTGCTGACCTCGGCGCCGGCGTTCCGGGCGGTCGCCGACCGGGTCATCACCGTCGAACGGGAGACGAGGATCGATGTCTGA